The Amycolatopsis coloradensis sequence CCATCCCGGACTACGACGGATCGCCCCGGGTCTTCGAGCTGGTCCGCACCGAGATCACCGACGTGGTGATCAAGGAAGCGTGGACCGGGCCGGCGCGGCTGCAGCTGTTCCAGCACGTGCTGGCCCCGCTCGCCGATCTCCCGGTGCTGGAGGTCGTTTCGGCGAGCCACATCCTCACCGACCTGACACTCGCCCCGGTCAAGCCGGTCTTCGACTACTTGAAGGGAGCACGGTCATGACTTTTCGGAACGCCGCGGTGATCGGCGCGGGCACCATCGGCCTTTCGTGGACGGCGTTGTTCGCCGCGCACGGCATGGAGGTCCGGGTCTCGGACCCGCGACCGGATCTCGCCGACGCCGTCGCCGTCGCGCTGGAGACGTTCGCCCCGCATCTCGGCCGGACCGCCGAGGACCTCACCTCTCGCGTCCACCTCGCAGCGGACGTCCGCGAAGCGGTCCGGAACGCGGATGTCGTGCAGGAGAACGGACCCGAGGACGTCGAGTTCAAGAAGGAGCTGTTCGCGACCCTGGTTCGCGAAGCGCCGCCGCACGCGCTGCTGCTCAGCTCGTCTTCGGCGATCCCCTCGACGGCGTTCGCCTCGGCACTGGACGACGCGTCACGGGTGCTGATCGGGCACCCGTTCAATCCGCCGCACCTGATCCCGCTGGTCGAGGTCGTCCCCGGCGAGCGCACGAGCGCGGAGTCGGTCGAGCGGGCCGTGGGGTTCTACCGGTTCGTCGGCCGTACGCCGGTGGTGGAACGCAAGGAGATCCCCGGCTTCGTCGGCAACCGGCTGCAGAACGCGCTGAGCCGCGAGGCGATCTACCTGGTGGAACAAGGTGTCGTGTCACCGTCCGAACTGGACGCGGTGATGACGAATTCGCTCGGCATCCGCTGGTCGACCGTCGGGCCGTTCCTCGGCTCGCATCTGGGCGGCGGCCCCGGCGGGTACCGGCACATGGCCGAGCACATCGGCAAGTCGATGAAGAAGATGTGGGCGGGCCTCGGCACGCCCTCGCAGACCCCCGAAGAACAGGAACGGCTCATCGAAGCCGTGGAATCCGCTTACGGCTCCTCCACGTACTCGGAACTCGCCGAGGCGCGCGACCGCAAGCAGCTCGCGGTGCTGTCCGCTTTGGACAGTGCCAGGGAGGAGAACTGACATGACCGCCGACTTCTACGCCTACGAGGACCTGCTGCCCGAGGAGGAGCGCAAGCTGCTGCTCAAGACGCGTGACTTCATGCGCGCCGAGGTCGAACCACTCGTGAACGAGTACTGGGCAAAGGGTGAGTTCCCGCACGAACTCGTCGGCAAGTTCCGCGAACTCGGCGTCGCCGGGCTGCCCTATGAGGGCTATGGCGAGCACCTTCCGGCCACCAGCCACCTGCTCAGCGGCATGATGGCGATGGAGATGACCCGCACGGACCCGTCGGTGGCCACCTTCTTCGGTGTCCACAACGGACTGGCGATGTACAGCATCTATTCGGGCGGCGACCAGGAACAGCGCGACCGCTGGCTCCCGTCGATGGCCGCGATGGACAAGATCGGCGCCTTCGCGATGACCGAGCCGCTCGGCGGTTCCGACGTCGCGGGCGGCATGCGGACGACGGCGCGCCGCGAGGGCGACACCTGGATCCTCAACGGCGCCAAGAAGTGGATCGGCAACGCGACCTTCGCGGACCTCGTCATCGTGTGGGCCCGCGACGAGGAGGACAACCACGTCAAGGGTTTCGTGGTCGAGAAGGACTCGCCCGGGTTCGTGCCGGTCAAGATCGAGAACAAGTTCGCGTTCCGGATCGTCGAAAACGCCGAGATCACGCTGACCGACGTCCGGGTGCCGGAGGCCAACCGGCTGCAGGGCATCGACTCGTTCCGCGACGTCGCCGAGATCCTGCGCGCGACCCGCGGCGGCGTGGCCTGGCAGGCGCTGGGCGTGATGATCGGCGCCTACGAACTGGCGCTGGACTACGCCAGGGAACGCCAGCAGTTCGGCCGTCCGATCGCGCGGTTCCAGCTGGTGCAGGACCTGCTGGTGAAGAGCCTCGGCAACATCACCGCGTCGTGGGGCATGCTGGTGCAACTGGCGAGGCTGCAGGACGCCGGGATCTTCAAGGACGAACACTCGTCACTCGCGAAGGCCTTTGTGACCTCGCGGATGCGGGAGGTCGTCGCCTGGGGCCGCGAGATCTTCGGCGGCAACGGGATCGTGCTGGACAACGACATCATGCGGTTCTTCACCGACGCCGAGGCGATCTACTCGTTCGAAGGCACGCGGGAGATGAACACACTGATCGTCGGAAAGGCGATCACCGGCCAGAGCGCCTTCGTATGACCTGAGGGCCAAGTCCGTGAAGGCCTCCTTCCCTACCTTGAGGGTAGGCAAGGAGNNNNNGCCTCCTTCCCTACCTTGAGGGTAGGCAAGGAGGCCTTCACGGACTTGCGTCTAGCGGTATTTGTCGCCGCAAGTCCTTTGGCTGCCGGAGGAGAAGCCGTCACGGAAGGCGGCGACCCTGGCGAAGCCTGCCGGGAGTGTCCGGCCCCGGACGTCCGCGGCGATCAAGCTGTTCCGCGTCAGCATCTCGGCGATGGCCTCGTCGAGGTCGCCCGGCGACAACGTGAGCGCCCCGCCGTCCACGATGGTCGACGCCCAGAAGCCGGTGAGGCAGGCCGTACGTTGCGCGGCCACCGGACCGTCGAGCCGGAACCCGCCCTCCTGCTGGACCGCAAGCGTGTAGCGCGACGCGACCTCCGCGAACGCGGCGAAGTCACCGATGCCGCCCTGCCGCCCCCGGCGCGGCGGGGTGCCGATGCGGACGAGGCCGTCGAGGTCGAGGTTGATCTGGTTGGACTCCGAGCAGTACGACGCGAGCGCGCCCTCCGCCGTCACACCGCAGGCCGCTCCGGTGGTAAGCGTCGGCGGGGTGGCCGCGAGCCGGAAAGCCCGCCGCAGACTGGTGGTGAGGTCGGCGAGTGCCTGACGATCGTCGAGGCGGACGTTCTCCCCGGCCGAACCGAATCCGCCTTGTGTGCTCCGGCCTTCGATTTCCCGCTCGTCGATCTTGGCGCACCGGGCGGGCCCGTCGGTGAAGCCGAACTGGAACGCGGAAACCCGATCGAACGCGTTGCCGTGCGCGCCGTCGTCGTCGAAAGCCACCCCGGCGGAATCACGGATCTGGAACAGTGCTGTGAGCACCTCATTGAGCCCGCGGCCGGTGGAAACCTGGAACATCGGCGACCTGCCCTCGGCGACCCAGCGAAAGTACGCCCCGGTGTAGCAGTCGGCCTGCTGCTCCTTGACGATCGACGGGCTCGCGGCGGGCAGACCCAGCCGGAACTGGACGGCGTGGCCGATCTCGTGGGCGAGTACGGCCATGACCGCCGCCGGGCCGCTGGAGTCGTTGAGTGTCGGCAGCAACTCCCCGCGATCCCACGCGACGACGTCTTGACCCGGGCAGTAGAAGGCGTTCACCAGCCCGGCCGTCGAGGCCCCGCAGATCTCACGCCCGCGACCCGCCGAATCATAGGAGACGAGAGTGGCCAGCGGCCGGAACTCGCGATCGAAGGTCGCGGGCAGATACTCGCGCCAATACCGCTGGACGTCGGCGACGGCGTTGGCCGCGAGCCTGTCGATCTCCCCGCCGTCACCACCGTCGACCGGGAGACCGGCGTCGAGCACGCCGGGTTTGAGACCACTGGGGCCGTCGGTGATCTCGAGCCCGGCGACCCGGGTGGGATCCACCGGTTGCGCCACCCCGCCCACGGTCGCGGCACAACCGGCGAGGCAGAGGGAGAGACACACCAGAATCGTCCAGCGCTTCATCACACCATCCCCGTCGCCGTGGCCACCTCTGACTCCAGGGACACGGACGGCGGCACGAGGCGGTTCAGAAGAATCTTGGGCGCTTCCCTGGCGGCCGAGGCACCCGACGCTGCGGGTTTCCGCAATTAGCCGGCTAATTGCATTACGGTAGTCGACGCTTCCCGGCTGTTTCACTCTTCAGTGTTGTTCGCGCGTTTCGCTGGTCGCTTAAAATTACGAACACGTGTTCGACATTGTTGCGGTATTATGGAGTTGTGTCCGAGACCTTTCTCCCCGAGTTGCCGCAGGAGTTGTGGCGTGCCGGCAGGCTGGAGCTTGCCCATGGCGTGCAGCAGTCCTTGCGGGTGATCCGGATGGCCACCGCCGGTTTGGGGCGGTTCTTGGCGGAGATCGAGAATCGGGGCGTCAAAGACCTGTACGGGCATGGCAGCACAGCCAGCTGGTACGCGGAAATGGCCGGGCTCTCGCGCGGTGAAGCAGGTGCGGTGGTGAAACGCGCGATCGCATTGAACCCCACCCGGGCTTTGGACGGCACCGAGGTTCCCGCTGTTGCTCCGGCGACCGCCGCGGTCGCAGCCGAAGGCCTGGTCGGGGATGAGCGGATCGATCAGATCCTGGAGATCTTGAAAAGACTCCCGGCCGATACCTCTGTTGAGGATCGGGCGGAGGCGGAGAAGATTCTTGGTGAGCTTGCCCCGAACGCGGGTCCCCGCCAGCTTGTCGAGGCTGAGGCGAAACTGCTGGGCTGGCTCGACCCGGACGGCAACGAACCCAAGGAGCCCGAGCCGAAGGAACCGCGCCGGGAGATCACCCTGGAACGGCGCAGGGACGGGTTCTGGAAACTGACCGGTCTGCTGGATGACGAGACCGGGGCCCGCACCGCCGCCGCCCTTGAAGCGTATGCCCAGCCGCGGCCGGTGGACGAGTTCGGGCAAGCCGATCTGCGGATGAAATGCGAACGCCTGGGCGACGCCTGGGCCGAACTCCTCGACTTGGCGATCGCCTGCCCCGACCAGCCCGGAACCAGCGGCTACCGCACCCTGGTGAACGTCACCATCGGACTCGATGAACTGAAGTCCGGTCTCGGGACCGCGTGCCTCGACTTCGTCGGCACGATGACGGCGCGGGATGCGCGGCTGGCGGCCTGCGACTGCCTGATGCTCCCGGTTGTGATGAGCGCGGCCGGTGAGCCCCTGGATGTGGGACGGCTCAGGCGGTTCGTCACACCCGGGCAGCGACGGGCGTTGAACATCCGCGACGGGGGTTGCGCGTTCCCCGGCTGCCACCGGAAACCCAAGAACTGCCACGCCCACCACATTCAGCACTGGGCAGATGGCGGGCCGACGGATCTGCGGAACCTGGTGCTGCTGTGCGGGTTCCACCACCGCCTGATCCACCACGGTGACTGGGAGGTCCGCACGGCCGCCGACGGGCTACCGGAGTTCATCCCGCCTCAGTATCGGGATCCGCTCCGACAACCTCGGCGTAACACCCTGCACCACCGCTGAACCCCGAGGAGCCCGCCCGCCACACCGGCGACGGGCCCTTCGGCATGCCCAGCTGCCACCCTGCCTGACCGGACCGATCACGCACGACTGTGTGGATTTCGGGACATCTGACGTCCCGAAATCCACACAGCTTGCGACAGCGGAAGACTCCAACCAGCAGAGGCCACAGGCTCAAGACGAGTCTCGTCCCAGCGGCTGTCGCCGGAACGCATCCCACCCACCAAAGGAATCCGCTCCGAGAAACCGCCAGCCACACCCGGCAACGGGCCCCTCGGCGTGCCCGCCAGCCGGGTCGCGAAGGACTCCTTGCCTGCCATGACGGTAGTGAAGGAGTCCCTCGCTACTCGCCACGACGCCGAGGCCGCGGTGTGCCGCGTAGCCCCTCCGAAGCGGGCCATACACGCGCGCCTGCAGCCGAAGCCCGGAGTTCCTCCTTTTCCAGTCCGAGC is a genomic window containing:
- a CDS encoding 3-hydroxyacyl-CoA dehydrogenase NAD-binding domain-containing protein; protein product: MTFRNAAVIGAGTIGLSWTALFAAHGMEVRVSDPRPDLADAVAVALETFAPHLGRTAEDLTSRVHLAADVREAVRNADVVQENGPEDVEFKKELFATLVREAPPHALLLSSSSAIPSTAFASALDDASRVLIGHPFNPPHLIPLVEVVPGERTSAESVERAVGFYRFVGRTPVVERKEIPGFVGNRLQNALSREAIYLVEQGVVSPSELDAVMTNSLGIRWSTVGPFLGSHLGGGPGGYRHMAEHIGKSMKKMWAGLGTPSQTPEEQERLIEAVESAYGSSTYSELAEARDRKQLAVLSALDSAREEN
- a CDS encoding acyl-CoA dehydrogenase family protein, with amino-acid sequence MTADFYAYEDLLPEEERKLLLKTRDFMRAEVEPLVNEYWAKGEFPHELVGKFRELGVAGLPYEGYGEHLPATSHLLSGMMAMEMTRTDPSVATFFGVHNGLAMYSIYSGGDQEQRDRWLPSMAAMDKIGAFAMTEPLGGSDVAGGMRTTARREGDTWILNGAKKWIGNATFADLVIVWARDEEDNHVKGFVVEKDSPGFVPVKIENKFAFRIVENAEITLTDVRVPEANRLQGIDSFRDVAEILRATRGGVAWQALGVMIGAYELALDYARERQQFGRPIARFQLVQDLLVKSLGNITASWGMLVQLARLQDAGIFKDEHSSLAKAFVTSRMREVVAWGREIFGGNGIVLDNDIMRFFTDAEAIYSFEGTREMNTLIVGKAITGQSAFV
- a CDS encoding neutral zinc metallopeptidase, coding for MKRWTILVCLSLCLAGCAATVGGVAQPVDPTRVAGLEITDGPSGLKPGVLDAGLPVDGGDGGEIDRLAANAVADVQRYWREYLPATFDREFRPLATLVSYDSAGRGREICGASTAGLVNAFYCPGQDVVAWDRGELLPTLNDSSGPAAVMAVLAHEIGHAVQFRLGLPAASPSIVKEQQADCYTGAYFRWVAEGRSPMFQVSTGRGLNEVLTALFQIRDSAGVAFDDDGAHGNAFDRVSAFQFGFTDGPARCAKIDEREIEGRSTQGGFGSAGENVRLDDRQALADLTTSLRRAFRLAATPPTLTTGAACGVTAEGALASYCSESNQINLDLDGLVRIGTPPRRGRQGGIGDFAAFAEVASRYTLAVQQEGGFRLDGPVAAQRTACLTGFWASTIVDGGALTLSPGDLDEAIAEMLTRNSLIAADVRGRTLPAGFARVAAFRDGFSSGSQRTCGDKYR
- a CDS encoding HNH endonuclease signature motif containing protein yields the protein MSETFLPELPQELWRAGRLELAHGVQQSLRVIRMATAGLGRFLAEIENRGVKDLYGHGSTASWYAEMAGLSRGEAGAVVKRAIALNPTRALDGTEVPAVAPATAAVAAEGLVGDERIDQILEILKRLPADTSVEDRAEAEKILGELAPNAGPRQLVEAEAKLLGWLDPDGNEPKEPEPKEPRREITLERRRDGFWKLTGLLDDETGARTAAALEAYAQPRPVDEFGQADLRMKCERLGDAWAELLDLAIACPDQPGTSGYRTLVNVTIGLDELKSGLGTACLDFVGTMTARDARLAACDCLMLPVVMSAAGEPLDVGRLRRFVTPGQRRALNIRDGGCAFPGCHRKPKNCHAHHIQHWADGGPTDLRNLVLLCGFHHRLIHHGDWEVRTAADGLPEFIPPQYRDPLRQPRRNTLHHR